The following are from one region of the Petrotoga mobilis SJ95 genome:
- a CDS encoding ISL3 family transposase: protein MFEAFILELYNHMTVAEIAKKYNITQNRLWRILDFYFSKDMSVPFKVGARKHFPKAKIIFDKFHVLNVLSVQLDKVRARENKGYHEILKRTKYLLLKNPNNLTKKDKVKLDELMEYQHLDTVQAYGLVLEFKKMFDYKKPSYAAKYFNRWYEKVMKSNIPEMIKAAKTLLNHIEGILLHMKTNISNGKIEGMNSKLRGFTKRAFGFKTLKNLKITIFIALGKLNLTPA from the coding sequence TTGTTTGAAGCGTTTATCCTCGAGTTGTACAATCACATGACGGTTGCTGAGATAGCTAAAAAGTATAATATAACCCAAAATAGGTTGTGGAGAATATTAGACTTTTACTTTTCAAAGGATATGTCGGTACCTTTCAAAGTTGGAGCAAGGAAACATTTCCCCAAAGCAAAGATAATATTTGACAAATTCCATGTGCTTAATGTATTAAGTGTCCAACTTGATAAAGTAAGAGCCAGAGAGAATAAAGGGTACCATGAGATACTCAAAAGGACGAAATACTTGCTATTAAAAAATCCTAACAACCTTACCAAGAAAGATAAAGTTAAACTCGATGAATTGATGGAATATCAACATCTTGACACAGTTCAAGCCTACGGATTGGTACTTGAGTTTAAAAAGATGTTCGATTACAAAAAACCTTCTTATGCAGCTAAGTATTTTAATCGATGGTATGAAAAGGTAATGAAATCAAATATACCCGAAATGATTAAAGCTGCTAAGACTCTTTTAAATCACATAGAAGGTATCTTGTTGCACATGAAAACGAATATCTCAAACGGTAAAATAGAAGGTATGAACTCTAAACTTAGAGGATTTACTAAAAGGGCTTTTGGGTTTAAAACATTAAAGAATTTAAAAATCACTATCTTTATTGCCCTTGGTAAACTTAATTTAACTCCAGCTTAA
- a CDS encoding transposase: MRKELPKFFEQILNITEPWFIKKIEQQGNTINIYVDFKKDAKFEYNGKYYSAYDTVQRSQKHLNLFQYETYIHARVARIKTDDGTKTVEVPWARKNSGFT; the protein is encoded by the coding sequence ATGAGAAAAGAGCTACCCAAATTCTTTGAACAGATACTGAATATAACAGAGCCATGGTTCATAAAAAAGATAGAGCAACAAGGAAATACAATCAACATATATGTGGATTTCAAAAAAGATGCAAAGTTTGAATACAACGGTAAATATTACAGTGCGTACGATACGGTTCAAAGAAGCCAGAAACACTTAAACCTATTCCAATATGAAACATACATACATGCGAGGGTAGCTAGGATAAAAACAGATGATGGGACAAAGACTGTAGAGGTTCCTTGGGCTCGAAAAAACTCTGGATTCACCTGA